One Microbispora sp. ZYX-F-249 genomic window carries:
- a CDS encoding TetR family transcriptional regulator: MTTGGVLRRRPAQRRSQERVERMLDECALLLDEVGYAALTTKEVARRAEVPIGTFYQFFTDKQSLVRALALRNLEAYLDRIAFRLTAAPLTDWTDAVDLVVDEFVRMKRTTPGFGVVDFGEVLAAPGGPALPGTQRMLDEALENNVVVADRLRSLVVESLGVAPGADLSRAFVVAVEAADAVLKLAFRAHPEGDPDLIAECKRLVRRYLSDHLRQAPVEGG; this comes from the coding sequence ATGACCACAGGGGGAGTGCTGCGCCGCCGGCCCGCACAGCGCCGCAGTCAGGAGCGGGTCGAGCGCATGCTGGACGAGTGCGCCCTGCTGCTCGACGAGGTGGGGTACGCGGCCCTGACGACCAAGGAGGTCGCCCGCCGGGCCGAGGTGCCGATCGGGACCTTCTACCAATTCTTCACCGACAAGCAGAGCCTGGTCCGCGCGCTCGCGCTGCGGAACCTGGAGGCGTACCTGGACCGGATCGCGTTCCGGCTGACCGCCGCGCCGCTGACCGACTGGACCGACGCCGTGGACCTGGTCGTCGACGAGTTCGTACGGATGAAACGGACCACGCCCGGCTTCGGCGTGGTGGACTTCGGCGAGGTGCTCGCCGCTCCCGGCGGCCCGGCCCTGCCCGGCACCCAGAGGATGCTCGACGAGGCACTGGAGAACAACGTCGTCGTGGCCGACCGGCTGCGCTCCCTCGTGGTGGAGTCGCTCGGCGTGGCGCCGGGCGCCGACCTGTCGCGCGCCTTCGTGGTCGCCGTGGAGGCCGCCGACGCCGTGCTCAAGCTGGCCTTCCGCGCCCATCCCGAGGGCGACCCCGACCTCATCGCCGAATGCAAACGCCTCGTCCGCCGCTACCTCTCCGACCACCTTCGGCAGGCGCCTGTGGAGGGCGGCTGA
- a CDS encoding aldo/keto reductase gives MRIALGTIPFGTTVDEATSFAILDRFVEGGGTMLDTANNYPFWFDGATGDESEATIGRWLASRRNRDSVVISTKCGARPAVPGARTLDAAEGLSAGVIRAAIEGSLRRLGTDHVDVYWAHIDDRSTPLEETVAAFDELVLAGKAKEVGASNHAVWRLERARALAAARGGTRYRHVQLRHSYLRPRPWVHLPEGGHTQVSDELLDYVRAEGDLTLWVYSSLLAGAYTAKPLPEYYDHPGTTRRLAVLDEVAGELGATRNQVVLAWLRAQDIVPIVGVSSMAQLEEIIVDVKLDDEHIARLDAPA, from the coding sequence ATGAGAATCGCTCTGGGAACGATCCCCTTCGGGACCACCGTGGACGAGGCGACCTCGTTCGCCATCCTCGACCGCTTCGTCGAAGGCGGCGGAACGATGCTCGACACGGCCAACAACTATCCGTTCTGGTTCGACGGCGCGACCGGCGACGAGAGCGAGGCCACCATCGGCCGGTGGCTCGCCTCCCGGCGCAACCGGGACAGCGTGGTGATCAGCACCAAGTGCGGCGCCCGCCCGGCCGTGCCCGGCGCCCGTACGCTCGACGCCGCCGAGGGCCTGTCCGCCGGTGTGATCCGGGCCGCGATCGAGGGCAGCCTGCGCCGGCTCGGCACCGATCACGTCGACGTCTACTGGGCGCACATCGACGACAGGTCGACGCCGCTGGAGGAGACGGTCGCCGCCTTCGACGAACTGGTGCTCGCCGGCAAGGCCAAGGAGGTCGGCGCGAGCAACCACGCGGTGTGGCGGCTGGAACGGGCCCGCGCCCTCGCGGCGGCGCGCGGCGGCACTCGATACCGCCACGTGCAGCTCCGCCACTCCTACCTCCGCCCCCGGCCCTGGGTGCACCTGCCCGAAGGCGGCCACACCCAGGTCTCCGACGAGTTGCTGGACTACGTGCGTGCCGAGGGCGACCTGACGCTGTGGGTCTACTCCTCGTTGCTCGCGGGCGCGTACACCGCCAAGCCGCTGCCCGAGTACTACGACCACCCGGGCACCACGAGGCGGCTGGCGGTGCTGGACGAGGTGGCCGGCGAGCTCGGCGCGACGCGCAACCAGGTCGTGCTCGCCTGGCTGCGGGCGCAGGACATCGTCCCGATCGTCGGCGTCAGCTCGATGGCCCAGCTCGAAGAGATCATCGTCGACGTCAAGCTCGACGACGAGCACATCGCCCGCCTCGACGCCCCCGCCTGA
- a CDS encoding pentapeptide repeat-containing protein, whose protein sequence is MPLRLIAGTVTLSAAIALSIPTAPAAEATPADRLPCRPGSGPHLAGRDLTRATLPADLSCADLRGAKLDGLTVRSVLTGADLTGASLKGAHLGYARMAGARLREADLSEAELYYADLRGSDLREATMDDSSPYYAHFEGADLSGATMARAKTYDAQFDDAKLVGVDLTDAFAYGADMRRADLTRVKAARAKLYGATLIRTVLRQADLSEAQLYESVMTGADFRGADLAGADLRDVRDARLTGSTGVPRYLPAPDPSCEPGGGQDYRGWDLTAVTSFPGDLSCADLTGAKLDGLDLSGVKLNRAILRDVSAVGTRLRETKGADLRGARLRRAKLGSADLVGANLSRADLSGAALGSADLTRAELAGADLRDAEMNSVTADQADFTGARLDRAYLHYGKYRDAVFRKAVLTDADVSSAELRGATFEDAEVTGLDQDFAKDLDLSGSSSRMSTGWLVFFGIAGLVVFWVAAGLVTVRVRRRRAARERAAERAVRFEDAKSAQEENVTRLGEAIDSATDRTGDVDWNAVLDAYDAAKEALARAHDLDDLRDVETIVARGRRALDRRR, encoded by the coding sequence ATGCCCCTCCGCCTGATCGCCGGCACGGTGACCCTTTCCGCTGCGATCGCGCTGTCGATCCCGACGGCCCCGGCCGCCGAGGCGACGCCCGCCGACCGCCTGCCGTGCCGCCCCGGCAGCGGCCCGCATCTCGCCGGCAGGGACCTCACCCGCGCCACGCTGCCCGCCGATCTGTCCTGCGCGGATCTCCGGGGCGCCAAACTGGACGGCCTGACCGTGCGGAGCGTGCTCACCGGAGCCGACCTGACCGGAGCCTCTCTCAAGGGAGCCCATCTCGGATACGCCCGGATGGCCGGGGCCAGGCTGCGCGAGGCAGACCTCTCCGAGGCGGAGCTGTACTACGCGGACCTGCGCGGCAGCGACCTGCGCGAGGCGACGATGGACGACTCCTCGCCGTACTACGCGCATTTCGAGGGGGCCGACCTGAGCGGGGCCACGATGGCCCGGGCCAAGACGTACGACGCGCAGTTCGACGACGCCAAGCTGGTCGGCGTCGACCTGACCGACGCCTTCGCCTACGGCGCGGACATGCGCCGGGCCGACCTCACCCGGGTCAAGGCGGCGAGGGCCAAGCTCTACGGCGCCACCCTGATCAGGACGGTCCTGCGGCAGGCGGATCTCAGCGAGGCGCAACTGTACGAGTCGGTGATGACCGGCGCGGACTTCCGGGGAGCCGACCTCGCCGGGGCCGACCTGCGCGACGTCAGGGACGCCCGGCTCACCGGAAGCACGGGCGTGCCCAGATACCTGCCTGCGCCGGACCCGTCCTGCGAGCCCGGCGGCGGTCAGGACTACCGAGGCTGGGACCTCACCGCGGTCACGAGTTTCCCCGGCGATCTGAGCTGCGCCGACCTGACCGGCGCCAAACTGGACGGCCTCGACCTGTCGGGCGTCAAGCTGAACCGGGCCATCCTCCGCGACGTCTCCGCCGTCGGGACGAGGCTCCGCGAGACGAAGGGCGCGGACCTGCGCGGCGCGCGGCTGCGGCGGGCCAAGCTCGGCAGCGCCGACCTCGTCGGGGCGAACCTGTCCCGGGCGGACCTGTCGGGCGCGGCGCTCGGCAGCGCCGATCTGACCCGGGCCGAACTCGCCGGCGCCGACCTGCGCGACGCGGAGATGAACAGCGTCACGGCCGACCAGGCCGACTTCACCGGCGCCAGGCTGGACCGGGCGTACCTCCACTACGGCAAGTACCGCGACGCGGTCTTCCGCAAGGCCGTCCTGACCGACGCCGACGTGTCCTCGGCCGAACTGCGGGGCGCCACGTTCGAGGACGCCGAGGTCACCGGGCTGGACCAGGACTTCGCCAAGGACCTCGACCTGTCCGGGTCCTCCAGCCGCATGTCCACCGGCTGGCTGGTCTTCTTCGGCATCGCCGGCCTGGTGGTCTTCTGGGTCGCCGCCGGGCTGGTCACGGTAAGGGTGCGGCGGAGGAGAGCCGCCAGGGAGCGGGCCGCGGAGAGAGCCGTCCGGTTCGAGGACGCCAAGAGCGCCCAGGAGGAGAACGTGACCCGGCTGGGCGAGGCGATCGACAGCGCGACGGACAGAACCGGCGACGTCGACTGGAACGCGGTCCTGGACGCCTACGACGCGGCCAAGGAAGCGCTGGCGCGGGCCCACGACTTGGACGACCTGAGGGACGTCGAGACCATTGTGGCGCGGGGCCGCAGAGCCCTCGACCGCCGCCGCTGA
- a CDS encoding MerR family transcriptional regulator — MAVYTPGQVVEETGFSLDTLRYYERIGLLEPVGRNAAGQRRFSEEDVSWLGMIRCLRDTGMPIAEMLRFAQLVRQGEHTIGDRIALLEEHDRKVEEQIADLRQKQGAIQRKIQYYKDVRTMRDMLPEQAS; from the coding sequence GTGGCGGTGTACACACCTGGACAGGTCGTCGAGGAGACCGGGTTCAGCCTCGACACCCTTCGGTACTACGAACGGATCGGGCTGCTGGAGCCGGTCGGCCGCAACGCGGCGGGCCAGCGGCGATTCAGCGAAGAGGACGTGAGCTGGCTCGGCATGATCCGCTGCCTGCGGGACACCGGCATGCCGATCGCGGAGATGCTGCGCTTCGCCCAGCTCGTACGGCAGGGCGAGCACACCATCGGGGACCGGATCGCGTTGCTGGAGGAGCACGACCGGAAGGTCGAGGAGCAGATCGCCGACCTGCGCCAGAAGCAGGGCGCGATCCAGCGGAAGATCCAGTACTACAAGGACGTGCGGACCATGCGCGACATGCTCCCCGAGCAGGCGTCCTAG
- a CDS encoding maleylpyruvate isomerase family mycothiol-dependent enzyme produces the protein MTEPTAHHKTDVWSLVHSERAALAADLADLTGEQWTTPSLCTGLTVREVLAHIISGASLTPVRWMTGVIRCRFDFDKQVAMRLAEQLGATPADTLARFRRIVTSTTKPPLPVMAMLGETIVHGEDIRRPLGIRRDHPIETLTRVAGYYRGSDLVVLAKGRIRGLRLAATDGPFTTGSGALVAGPTLALIMAMTGRSGYWNELEGDGVATLRARGEVT, from the coding sequence ATGACCGAGCCGACAGCACACCACAAGACCGATGTCTGGTCCCTGGTCCACAGCGAGCGGGCAGCCCTGGCGGCCGACCTCGCGGATCTGACCGGCGAGCAATGGACCACACCGTCCCTGTGCACCGGGCTGACGGTGCGCGAGGTGCTGGCGCACATCATCTCGGGGGCGAGCCTCACGCCGGTGCGGTGGATGACCGGCGTCATCCGCTGCCGCTTCGACTTCGACAAACAGGTGGCCATGCGATTGGCCGAGCAGCTGGGTGCGACCCCGGCCGACACGCTCGCCCGGTTCCGCCGCATCGTGACCAGCACGACCAAGCCGCCCCTGCCCGTGATGGCGATGCTGGGCGAGACGATCGTGCACGGAGAGGACATCCGACGGCCATTGGGCATCCGGCGCGACCACCCCATCGAGACGCTCACCCGGGTAGCCGGCTACTACCGGGGCTCCGACCTGGTCGTCCTCGCCAAGGGCCGCATCCGAGGCCTGCGCCTCGCCGCCACCGATGGCCCGTTCACGACCGGCTCCGGTGCGCTCGTGGCCGGCCCCACGCTGGCACTGATCATGGCGATGACCGGACGCAGCGGCTACTGGAACGAGCTCGAAGGCGACGGTGTGGCGACCCTGCGCGCCCGCGGCGAGGTCACGTGA
- a CDS encoding sigma-70 family RNA polymerase sigma factor, producing MREKSSGLRADPAAQRVQDADLARARAGDDAAFARLVGPLRQELHGHCYRMLGSSQDADDALQDALLRAWRGLARFEGRGSLRSWLYTVATRACLDLAGSRGKRALPADLGSSSERAVLDAAPLTEVAWLGPYPDQGLADGRAVPEARYEQRESVELALVAALQHLPGNQRAALLLFDVLGFSAAEIASMMGTSTTSVNSALARARRLVTEKIPSLSQQQALRKIGDAKVQRLVAAFAAALERGDIGALVPLLTEDVTWSMPPLATWYQGLAAATDFAVRVPMTRCPSWRSLPTSANGQAAVAFYIGGDAIGPHAAWSITVLAFRGPRIRQIVSFLGPEHFPAFALPASLP from the coding sequence ATGCGGGAAAAATCTTCCGGGCTCCGGGCGGATCCGGCGGCGCAGCGCGTTCAGGACGCCGACTTGGCTCGGGCTCGCGCGGGGGACGATGCCGCTTTCGCCCGCCTGGTAGGACCGCTGCGCCAGGAGTTGCATGGGCATTGCTACCGCATGCTGGGCTCCAGTCAGGACGCCGACGATGCACTGCAGGATGCCCTGCTGCGCGCGTGGCGAGGGCTCGCGCGGTTCGAGGGACGTGGCTCGTTGCGTTCGTGGCTCTACACAGTGGCCACCCGTGCCTGCCTGGACCTGGCCGGCTCCCGCGGCAAGCGGGCGTTGCCCGCCGACCTCGGCTCATCCAGCGAACGCGCCGTGCTCGACGCCGCCCCGCTGACTGAGGTCGCCTGGCTGGGCCCTTACCCCGATCAGGGCCTCGCCGACGGCCGGGCCGTCCCTGAGGCACGTTACGAGCAGCGTGAATCCGTCGAACTCGCGCTCGTCGCCGCCCTGCAGCACCTGCCGGGCAACCAGCGGGCCGCGCTGCTGCTGTTCGACGTTCTCGGGTTCTCCGCCGCCGAGATCGCCTCCATGATGGGTACCTCGACCACGTCAGTGAACTCCGCCCTGGCTCGGGCCCGCAGGCTCGTGACAGAGAAGATCCCCTCCCTGAGCCAGCAGCAGGCGCTGCGGAAGATCGGCGACGCCAAGGTTCAGCGGCTCGTGGCCGCATTCGCGGCGGCGCTGGAACGCGGCGACATCGGCGCCCTGGTGCCGCTGCTGACCGAGGACGTCACCTGGTCCATGCCGCCCCTGGCGACCTGGTACCAGGGGTTGGCGGCCGCCACCGACTTCGCCGTGCGGGTCCCCATGACCAGGTGCCCAAGCTGGCGGTCCCTTCCGACCAGCGCCAACGGCCAGGCCGCCGTGGCGTTCTACATCGGTGGCGACGCCATCGGACCGCACGCCGCCTGGTCGATCACCGTGCTCGCGTTCCGCGGCCCGCGCATCCGCCAGATCGTCTCGTTCCTTGGTCCCGAACACTTCCCCGCCTTCGCTCTGCCCGCCTCGCTGCCCTGA
- a CDS encoding ABC transporter ATP-binding protein, translating into MTVTQQGGPDHLSEDDLPDMADVESPQWARHHGTMAGLGFLTVARRLPRLVRQALGIAWEASPRDTMATITLSALGGVFTAFGLLATTGVLTALFQAGPTPERVRAALPSLLLVGLAATARTALQAGAGWAQSRLEPQVSRTTEERLYTLTSRVDLVSFDDPEFHDALQRARIRGMQMAEMIVSTTIDTLSGLVGIVAAAGVLGVLHPVLLPLLLLAVVPDAWAAVRTARMRYTTALVLVPARRRKWIIEELLADKDTAAEVRTFTMRGFLLRMFDAVARGEQRVMLDLARRQTVARVLGEALGGLGQGAVYVALGLLLAAGAVPLAVAGTAVLAIRSGQTSLSNFMYATNRLYEEGLYFTDFLDFIAHAEARIPAARDRTAPDGFGRITVEDVTFSYPGAPAPALRGVSVRIERGEVVALVGENGSGKTTLAKILAGLYEPDGGRVRWDDADLSEVDPDSLRRRIAVIAQDHTRWPLTARHNITMGMDKGEAEVARAAEVAGADQVIAELPYGYRTLLDRRFKNGHELSGGQWQRIAVARGFYRDAPLLICDEPTAALDARAEHALFERIRQHADGRTVLLITHRLASVRYADRIYVLDHGKVREHGTHEELIALDGLYAELYNLQAEAYRSP; encoded by the coding sequence ATGACGGTGACACAACAGGGGGGACCTGATCACCTGTCGGAGGACGACCTGCCGGACATGGCGGACGTCGAATCCCCGCAGTGGGCGCGGCACCACGGAACGATGGCGGGGCTGGGCTTCCTCACGGTGGCGCGGCGGCTGCCCCGGCTGGTCCGGCAGGCACTGGGCATCGCCTGGGAGGCGAGCCCACGCGACACCATGGCCACGATCACGCTCAGCGCACTCGGCGGCGTCTTCACCGCCTTCGGCCTCCTCGCCACCACGGGGGTGCTGACCGCGCTGTTCCAGGCGGGCCCCACCCCGGAGCGGGTCCGGGCCGCGCTGCCCAGCCTGCTGCTCGTGGGCCTGGCCGCCACCGCGCGCACGGCCCTGCAGGCGGGGGCCGGCTGGGCCCAGTCCCGGCTCGAACCCCAGGTCAGCCGGACCACGGAAGAGCGCCTCTACACGCTGACCAGCCGGGTCGACCTCGTCAGCTTCGACGACCCCGAGTTCCACGACGCCCTGCAACGGGCCCGCATCCGCGGCATGCAGATGGCCGAGATGATCGTGAGCACGACCATCGACACGCTGTCGGGCCTGGTCGGCATCGTGGCCGCGGCGGGCGTGCTGGGCGTGCTGCACCCCGTGCTGCTGCCCCTGCTCCTGCTCGCGGTCGTCCCCGACGCCTGGGCGGCCGTCCGGACCGCCAGGATGCGCTACACGACCGCCCTGGTGCTCGTCCCGGCCAGACGACGCAAATGGATCATCGAGGAACTGCTGGCGGACAAGGACACCGCGGCCGAGGTCCGCACGTTCACCATGCGCGGCTTCCTGCTGCGGATGTTCGACGCGGTCGCCCGGGGCGAGCAGCGGGTCATGCTCGACCTCGCGCGGCGGCAGACCGTCGCCCGCGTCCTCGGCGAGGCGCTCGGCGGCCTGGGGCAGGGCGCGGTCTACGTCGCGCTCGGTCTGCTGCTCGCCGCGGGCGCGGTCCCGCTCGCGGTCGCCGGCACCGCGGTGCTGGCGATCCGGTCCGGCCAGACGTCGCTGTCGAACTTCATGTACGCGACGAACCGGCTCTACGAGGAGGGTCTCTACTTCACCGACTTCCTCGACTTCATCGCGCACGCCGAGGCCCGCATCCCGGCGGCCCGCGACCGGACGGCCCCCGACGGCTTCGGCCGCATCACGGTCGAGGACGTCACCTTCTCCTATCCCGGCGCACCGGCGCCCGCCCTGCGCGGCGTGTCGGTCCGCATCGAGCGCGGGGAGGTCGTGGCCCTCGTCGGGGAGAACGGTTCCGGCAAGACCACCCTCGCCAAGATCCTCGCCGGTCTGTACGAGCCGGACGGCGGCCGCGTCCGGTGGGACGACGCCGACCTGTCCGAGGTCGACCCGGACAGCCTGCGCCGCAGGATCGCGGTGATCGCCCAGGACCACACCCGGTGGCCGCTGACGGCCCGGCACAACATCACGATGGGCATGGACAAGGGCGAGGCCGAGGTGGCCCGCGCGGCCGAGGTCGCCGGCGCCGACCAGGTCATCGCCGAACTCCCCTACGGCTACCGCACCCTGCTCGACCGCAGGTTCAAGAACGGTCACGAACTGTCGGGCGGGCAGTGGCAGCGGATCGCGGTGGCGCGCGGGTTCTATCGGGACGCGCCCCTGCTGATCTGCGACGAGCCCACGGCCGCCCTCGACGCCCGGGCGGAGCACGCGTTGTTCGAGCGGATCCGGCAGCACGCCGACGGCCGGACCGTGCTGCTCATCACCCACCGCCTGGCCAGCGTCCGCTACGCCGATCGCATCTATGTGCTCGACCACGGCAAGGTCCGCGAGCACGGCACCCACGAGGAGCTGATCGCCCTCGACGGCCTCTACGCCGAGCTCTACAACCTCCAGGCCGAGGCGTACCGCTCCCCCTGA
- a CDS encoding ABC transporter substrate-binding protein: MRRRWMAAVAVSVAGLLTLSACGGGDKQESGGGQAAQKKVEVFSWWTGPGEADGLKAMRDIFAKQNPDFEFFDAAVAGGSGDQARALLSSKLQANQPPDTFQGHAGAELQGYIKSGKLESVNFLYDELKLKEVFPQQLIDQISVQGQVYSVPVNIHRSNVLWFNPSVLKDAGVDGAPKTVEEFITDLEKVKKTGKIPLSIGSQWTLVHLLESVLLGSLGTDAYNALWTAGADWSNANVTKALENFKTILSYAGTPQDDWQPAAKQVADGEAAFNIMGDWAYGYFHNPPQGGLGKESHKDFDWAASPGTDGTFMWLSDSFTLPKGAPNRDGAIAWLKVAASKEGQDAFNPLKGSIPARKDADQSLYKDYLSWSLEQWSGSKLAGSIQHGVVANDAWRTAITDAVGLFQQDKDVAKFQQALVAAAKNSGQ; encoded by the coding sequence ATGAGACGACGGTGGATGGCGGCCGTCGCGGTCTCTGTTGCAGGTCTGCTCACTCTTTCCGCCTGTGGTGGCGGTGACAAGCAGGAGAGCGGCGGCGGTCAGGCCGCGCAGAAGAAGGTCGAGGTCTTCTCCTGGTGGACGGGTCCCGGTGAGGCCGACGGCCTCAAGGCGATGCGGGACATCTTCGCCAAGCAGAACCCGGACTTCGAGTTCTTCGACGCCGCGGTGGCCGGCGGCTCGGGCGACCAGGCCCGCGCGCTGCTGTCCAGCAAGCTGCAGGCCAACCAGCCCCCGGACACCTTCCAGGGTCACGCCGGCGCCGAGCTCCAGGGCTACATCAAGAGCGGCAAGCTGGAGTCGGTGAACTTCCTGTACGACGAGCTGAAGCTGAAGGAGGTCTTCCCGCAGCAGCTCATCGACCAGATCTCGGTGCAGGGCCAGGTGTACTCCGTGCCGGTGAACATCCACCGGTCGAACGTCCTGTGGTTCAACCCCTCGGTCCTCAAGGACGCCGGCGTCGACGGCGCGCCGAAGACCGTCGAGGAGTTCATCACCGACCTCGAGAAGGTCAAGAAGACCGGGAAGATCCCGCTGTCGATCGGCTCGCAGTGGACCCTGGTGCACCTGCTCGAGTCCGTGCTGCTCGGCTCGCTCGGCACCGACGCCTACAACGCCCTGTGGACGGCGGGCGCCGACTGGTCCAACGCGAACGTGACCAAGGCGCTGGAGAACTTCAAGACCATCCTGTCGTACGCGGGCACGCCGCAGGACGACTGGCAGCCGGCCGCCAAGCAGGTCGCCGACGGCGAGGCGGCCTTCAACATCATGGGCGACTGGGCCTACGGCTACTTCCACAACCCGCCGCAGGGCGGCCTCGGCAAGGAGTCGCACAAGGACTTCGACTGGGCCGCGTCGCCGGGCACCGACGGCACGTTCATGTGGCTGTCGGACAGCTTCACGCTGCCGAAGGGCGCGCCCAACCGCGACGGCGCGATCGCGTGGCTGAAGGTGGCCGCCAGCAAGGAGGGCCAGGACGCGTTCAACCCGCTGAAGGGCTCGATCCCGGCCCGCAAGGACGCCGACCAGTCCCTCTACAAGGACTACCTGTCCTGGAGCCTGGAGCAGTGGTCCGGCAGCAAGCTGGCCGGCTCGATCCAGCACGGCGTGGTCGCCAACGACGCGTGGCGCACCGCCATCACCGACGCGGTCGGCCTGTTCCAGCAGGACAAGGACGTCGCCAAGTTCCAGCAGGCGCTGGTCGCGGCGGCCAAGAACAGCGGTCAGTGA
- a CDS encoding carbohydrate ABC transporter permease, whose product MRRWLPGLLLVSPSIILIAVFVYGLLGWNFKLAMTDKHDEIAEIPGDFVGLENFTSIWSDERWGLSVRHSIVFTVVFVGGALVLGWLLAFLMEKGIRAESGFRAVYLFPMAVSFIATGVVWRWLMNSATGDHAVGLNRLFHYLGVDFLQWQWFRDGDWGMAAMAIPAVWQMSGYIMALFLAGFRGVPEELREAARVDGCGEWGVYRHVVLPMLRPVTLSALIILGHISLKVFDLVVAVSGKQIITDVPATYMWTAVYDSHDPAKGATIASYIVLSVVVFVVPYLIWDARKGKRS is encoded by the coding sequence GTGCGCAGATGGCTGCCCGGGCTGCTCCTGGTGTCGCCGTCGATCATCCTCATCGCGGTCTTCGTGTACGGCCTGCTCGGCTGGAACTTCAAGCTCGCCATGACCGACAAGCACGACGAGATCGCGGAGATCCCCGGCGACTTCGTCGGGCTGGAGAACTTCACCTCCATCTGGAGCGACGAGCGCTGGGGCCTGTCGGTCCGGCACTCGATCGTCTTCACCGTCGTCTTCGTCGGCGGCGCGCTCGTCCTCGGCTGGCTCCTGGCCTTCCTGATGGAGAAGGGCATCCGGGCGGAGAGCGGTTTCCGCGCCGTCTACCTGTTCCCGATGGCCGTCTCCTTCATCGCCACCGGGGTGGTCTGGCGATGGCTGATGAACAGCGCGACGGGCGACCACGCGGTGGGCCTCAACCGGCTGTTCCACTACCTCGGGGTCGACTTCCTGCAGTGGCAGTGGTTCCGCGACGGCGACTGGGGCATGGCCGCCATGGCGATCCCAGCGGTCTGGCAGATGTCCGGATACATCATGGCGCTTTTCCTCGCCGGGTTCCGGGGTGTGCCCGAGGAGCTGCGGGAGGCCGCCCGGGTGGACGGCTGCGGCGAGTGGGGCGTCTACCGGCACGTGGTGCTGCCGATGCTGCGCCCGGTGACGCTGTCCGCGCTGATCATCCTCGGTCACATCTCGCTGAAGGTCTTCGACCTCGTCGTCGCGGTGTCGGGCAAGCAGATCATCACCGACGTGCCCGCGACCTACATGTGGACGGCGGTCTACGACTCGCACGACCCGGCGAAGGGCGCGACGATCGCGTCCTACATCGTGCTGTCCGTCGTGGTCTTCGTCGTGCCCTACCTGATCTGGGACGCCCGTAAGGGGAAGCGTTCATGA
- a CDS encoding carbohydrate ABC transporter permease: MTAHVAEKAPRTAPAPVRERGRTAAWVRLVLLLLFVLVFLIPVYVLLVTSFKPLSEADPAQAWNLPKVWTTEAWSVAWEKLEPGIVNSFLLAIPGSLISAALGSLNGYVLSKWRFPGADVLFTLFLFGMFIPYQGVMIPLVQLMVDVGDALGVQLYGGIPGLVLAHVVYGIPICTLIFRNYYVTIPDELIEASRVDGAGMLRTLWSIVLPVSGPAFAVVIIWQFTSMWNDFLFAVFLTGPSSWPTTVMLNNIAGAVTTPYSQQMAAAILASIPTMVIYVLLGRFFMRGLMAGALKG; encoded by the coding sequence ATGACCGCGCACGTCGCCGAGAAGGCCCCGCGCACGGCGCCCGCCCCGGTTCGCGAGCGGGGCAGGACCGCCGCGTGGGTGCGGCTCGTCCTCCTGCTGCTGTTCGTCCTGGTCTTCCTGATCCCGGTCTACGTGCTGCTGGTCACGAGCTTCAAGCCGCTCAGCGAGGCCGACCCGGCGCAGGCGTGGAACCTGCCGAAGGTGTGGACGACCGAGGCGTGGAGCGTCGCCTGGGAGAAGCTCGAACCCGGCATCGTCAACAGCTTCCTGCTGGCGATCCCCGGCTCGCTGATCTCCGCGGCGCTCGGGTCGCTGAACGGGTACGTGCTGTCCAAGTGGCGCTTCCCCGGCGCGGACGTGCTGTTCACGCTGTTCCTGTTCGGCATGTTCATCCCGTACCAGGGCGTGATGATCCCGCTGGTGCAGCTCATGGTGGACGTGGGCGACGCGCTCGGCGTGCAGCTGTACGGCGGCATCCCGGGCCTGGTCCTCGCCCATGTGGTGTACGGCATCCCGATCTGCACGCTCATCTTCCGCAACTACTACGTCACGATCCCCGACGAGCTGATCGAGGCGTCCCGTGTGGACGGCGCAGGCATGCTGCGGACGCTCTGGTCGATCGTGCTGCCGGTCTCCGGCCCGGCGTTCGCCGTCGTGATCATCTGGCAGTTCACCTCGATGTGGAACGACTTCCTGTTCGCGGTCTTCCTCACCGGGCCGAGCTCCTGGCCGACCACGGTCATGCTCAACAACATCGCGGGCGCCGTGACGACGCCGTACAGCCAGCAGATGGCGGCGGCGATCCTGGCGTCCATCCCCACGATGGTCATCTACGTGCTGCTCGGCAGGTTCTTCATGCGCGGCCTCATGGCGGGCGCGCTCAAGGGCTGA